A single genomic interval of Croceibacter atlanticus HTCC2559 harbors:
- a CDS encoding glycosyltransferase: MNILIECRYAIIPTKTYGGIERVIWCLGKELSNLGHQVYFLVDKTSVCNFATVIPYDASKSIESHIPEFIDVIHFNRTPTFKVKKPYVVTIHTNPPESENLSKNTIFISKNHAKRYGSEAFVYNGIDWSDYPKPNLESTRNGFHFLGKSAWKLKNVFGAAKIALAANEKLHVLGGKRFTFRNFKRGLVYMLSPKVIFHGMVNNQKKIEVAESSKALVFPVIWNEPFGLAIIESLYAGCAVFGTKVGALEELISPEVGVTSNSYEDLIFAAKSFNYNPKACYDYAVKNFNAKVMALGYIAYYNTVLAGDTVNPEPPKFVSEYNTVPKIV; encoded by the coding sequence ATGAATATTTTAATAGAATGCAGGTACGCAATTATCCCAACCAAAACTTATGGTGGCATAGAGCGTGTTATTTGGTGTTTAGGAAAAGAGTTGAGTAATTTAGGGCACCAAGTCTATTTCCTGGTTGATAAAACGTCTGTCTGTAACTTTGCTACAGTAATACCTTATGATGCATCTAAATCCATTGAAAGTCATATCCCAGAATTCATAGATGTTATTCACTTTAATAGAACACCAACATTTAAAGTTAAGAAACCCTATGTGGTCACTATACACACAAATCCTCCAGAAAGTGAGAATCTAAGTAAAAACACCATTTTTATATCTAAAAACCATGCGAAACGTTATGGCTCTGAAGCTTTTGTATACAATGGGATAGATTGGAGTGACTATCCTAAGCCTAATTTAGAGAGTACTAGAAACGGATTTCATTTCTTAGGCAAATCAGCTTGGAAATTAAAAAATGTCTTTGGTGCTGCAAAGATTGCACTAGCTGCTAATGAAAAATTACATGTGCTTGGCGGAAAACGATTTACATTTAGAAACTTTAAAAGAGGTTTGGTATATATGTTAAGCCCTAAAGTGATATTTCACGGCATGGTAAATAACCAAAAGAAAATTGAAGTTGCAGAAAGCTCTAAAGCCCTAGTTTTTCCTGTTATATGGAATGAACCTTTTGGCTTGGCAATTATTGAAAGCCTTTATGCTGGCTGTGCTGTGTTTGGTACTAAAGTAGGTGCATTAGAGGAATTAATCTCACCAGAAGTAGGTGTAACAAGCAACTCATATGAAGATTTAATTTTTGCTGCAAAATCCTTTAATTACAATCCTAAAGCTTGTTATGACTATGCTGTAAAAAACTTTAATGCCAAGGTAATGGCTCTTGGTTATATCGCTTATTACAATACAGTTTTAGCTGGAGACACTGTTAATCCTGAGCCACCAAAATTTGTTTCAGAATATAATACTGTTCCAAAAATTGTATAA
- a CDS encoding class I SAM-dependent methyltransferase: protein MDYNNKPDGYYNNVRQEMLAYLPANAKKVLDVGCGNGAFAATIKTKNSAEVWGIEYMDEEAKQAEQVLDNVFSGPCESFIKDLPDNFFDVIYFNDVLEHLVDPYDVLDQIKHKLAPSGVVISSIPNMRYYNAFIKLLVKKDWQYEGHGIMDKTHLRFFTNKSIKTMYKDAGYTITTHEGINKTKSIRPLLFNIPLLFTQMDMLNLQYATVAKFDR, encoded by the coding sequence ATGGATTACAACAATAAACCAGACGGCTATTATAATAATGTGAGACAAGAAATGCTGGCCTATCTTCCAGCTAATGCTAAAAAAGTATTAGACGTTGGTTGTGGTAACGGTGCTTTTGCAGCAACAATAAAAACTAAAAATTCTGCTGAAGTTTGGGGTATTGAATACATGGATGAAGAAGCTAAACAAGCAGAACAGGTTTTAGACAACGTATTTTCAGGACCTTGTGAATCTTTTATAAAAGATTTACCAGACAATTTCTTTGATGTAATATATTTTAATGATGTTCTTGAGCATCTTGTAGATCCTTATGATGTTTTAGACCAAATAAAACACAAGTTAGCACCAAGTGGTGTTGTTATAAGCTCAATTCCCAATATGAGGTATTACAATGCTTTTATAAAACTACTTGTAAAAAAAGATTGGCAGTACGAAGGTCATGGTATTATGGATAAAACACATTTAAGGTTCTTTACTAATAAGAGCATTAAAACCATGTATAAAGATGCTGGATATACAATCACCACACATGAAGGTATAAACAAAACAAAATCTATAAGACCATTGCTGTTTAACATTCCATTATTGTTTACACAAATGGATATGCTAAATTTACAATACGCAACAGTTGCCAAATTTGATAGGTAA
- a CDS encoding glycosyltransferase family 2 protein, protein MVSNLKCSLITPTYNWPEALELLLLSIKNQTHLPNEVIIGDDGSTQDTKNLIERMQADFPVPLHHIWHEDLKNRKPAIMNKAIASAKYDYIIEIDGDIIMHKDFVKDHLSLAEKGQFLYGSRVNIQEDYLQTLFKEKKITFNYFSKGIKKRGRTLRIPFLANSYKKEDSRSSKLRGCNMSFWRDDFIKVNGFNEGLTGWGIDDSEMIQRLINIGVKGKRLKFKGIVYHIYHKEQDKSHIEINEIIERETTEKNLTYIEKGVDQYLKNE, encoded by the coding sequence ATGGTCTCTAATCTTAAATGTTCACTTATAACACCAACCTATAATTGGCCTGAAGCCTTAGAGCTTCTGTTGTTAAGTATTAAAAATCAAACACATTTACCTAATGAAGTAATCATAGGAGATGATGGCTCTACTCAAGACACCAAAAATCTTATAGAACGCATGCAGGCAGATTTTCCTGTGCCATTACACCATATTTGGCATGAAGATCTTAAAAACAGAAAGCCTGCAATTATGAACAAAGCTATTGCTAGCGCTAAATATGATTATATTATAGAAATAGATGGCGATATTATTATGCATAAAGATTTTGTGAAAGACCACTTATCTCTAGCTGAAAAAGGTCAGTTTTTATATGGCAGTAGAGTTAATATACAAGAAGACTATTTGCAGACTCTTTTCAAAGAGAAAAAAATAACATTTAATTATTTTTCGAAAGGCATAAAAAAAAGAGGCAGAACTTTAAGAATTCCTTTTTTAGCAAATTCTTATAAAAAAGAAGACTCGCGTTCTTCTAAATTAAGAGGTTGTAACATGTCTTTTTGGAGAGATGATTTTATTAAGGTTAATGGGTTTAATGAAGGTTTAACCGGTTGGGGAATAGATGACAGTGAAATGATACAACGCCTTATTAATATAGGTGTAAAAGGCAAGCGTCTTAAGTTTAAAGGTATTGTGTATCATATTTATCATAAGGAACAAGACAAAAGCCATATTGAGATTAATGAAATTATAGAACGCGAAACCACAGAAAAAAACCTAACCTATATTGAAAAAGGTGTAGACCAGTATCTTAAAAACGAATAA
- the tatA gene encoding twin-arginine translocase TatA/TatE family subunit, which translates to MILASISLAIGAPQIILIVVVVLLLFGGRKIPELMRGLGSGIKEFKDASKDDDEDTKKVDNK; encoded by the coding sequence ATGATTTTAGCATCTATATCTTTAGCAATTGGAGCACCACAGATTATACTAATCGTAGTGGTTGTACTTTTATTATTTGGAGGTCGTAAAATTCCAGAATTAATGCGTGGTTTAGGAAGTGGTATTAAAGAATTTAAAGATGCCAGCAAAGACGACGATGAAGACACAAAAAAAGTAGATAACAAATAG
- a CDS encoding glycosyltransferase family 2 protein: MVDISIIIINYNSEDYTVNCIKSLFEHTSTTLKCQYIIVDNGSTKKSYLHVKNYIDSIANEHPIILVRSNINTGFGGGNMLGVQHAKGQYLAFVNNDTVLESDCLVVLKKFMDTRPDVGVCGPQAFTDDKKILPTIDHFASPVREIFGRSFLETIQPKKYPKRKRLYSTPQQGQFIAGSFMFFRASDFNTIGGFDTNIFLYYEETDTCRRLAKLNKSAYLVPEASFIHYHGASTEKSVAIKTELKISLLYVVRKHQGLIPFYILLTFLQVRYFISSLVKPKYWSLFYTLFLQAPLTRSLKHKQQITPIY; this comes from the coding sequence ATGGTCGATATATCTATCATCATCATAAACTACAATTCTGAAGATTATACGGTTAACTGTATAAAATCATTGTTTGAGCATACCTCAACTACTTTAAAATGCCAATACATAATTGTAGATAACGGCTCTACTAAAAAAAGTTACCTACACGTTAAAAATTATATTGACTCTATTGCTAATGAACACCCTATAATATTAGTAAGAAGTAACATAAATACAGGTTTTGGTGGCGGAAATATGCTAGGTGTACAACACGCTAAAGGACAGTATTTAGCATTTGTAAATAATGATACTGTCTTAGAGAGTGATTGTCTAGTTGTGTTAAAGAAATTTATGGACACGCGTCCAGATGTTGGTGTTTGTGGTCCACAAGCTTTTACAGACGACAAAAAAATATTGCCTACTATAGATCATTTTGCATCTCCAGTAAGAGAAATATTTGGAAGAAGTTTCTTGGAAACCATACAGCCTAAAAAGTACCCTAAACGAAAGCGTTTGTACAGCACTCCGCAACAAGGACAATTTATAGCAGGAAGTTTTATGTTTTTTAGAGCATCAGACTTTAATACAATTGGTGGTTTCGACACTAATATTTTCCTTTATTATGAAGAAACAGATACTTGTAGAAGACTAGCTAAATTAAACAAAAGCGCATACTTAGTTCCGGAAGCTTCTTTTATACATTATCACGGTGCAAGCACCGAAAAATCTGTAGCCATTAAAACCGAATTAAAGATTTCCCTATTATATGTGGTAAGAAAACATCAAGGCTTAATTCCTTTTTATATTCTACTTACGTTTCTTCAAGTAAGGTACTTTATAAGTAGCCTTGTAAAACCTAAATATTGGAGTTTATTTTATACGTTGTTTTTACAAGCACCATTAACAAGGTCTCTTAAGCACAAACAACAAATTACACCTATCTATTAA
- a CDS encoding MATE family efflux transporter, whose amino-acid sequence MSKLNISFKHINKLAIPALLTGIAEPILSATDAAVVGNIDVNATEALAAVGIVGSFLSALIWILGQTRSALQAIISQYYGANKLDEVSTLPAQAIYFNVLLSIVILGSTVFFIQDIFSLYNADGLILKYCVDYYEIRVWGFPLTLFTFAVFGIFRGLQNTFWPMVVAIIGAVLNIGLDFILVYGIDGYIPEFGLKGAAYASLIAQAVMAILALLLLLKKTNISLRLKFPIHTELYTLIGMALNLFVRTIALNVALYLANAFATDYGKNYIAAQTILINIWLFSAFFIDGYAAAGNILSGRLLGAKDYEGLLKLAKKVSLYGMAVGLFLVVIGFLLYTPLGLLFSKEPMVIQRYKEVFWIVALMQPLNAVAFIFDGIFKGLGKMKYLRNVLLISTFVGFVPTLFILDYFDYKLYSIWVAFVVWMLFRAGALIIAFRKQYAPKAAVQ is encoded by the coding sequence ATGTCTAAACTCAATATTTCTTTTAAGCACATAAACAAGTTGGCAATACCAGCATTGCTAACAGGTATTGCAGAACCAATTCTTTCTGCAACAGATGCGGCGGTAGTAGGAAATATTGATGTTAACGCTACAGAAGCCTTAGCTGCCGTTGGGATTGTAGGTTCTTTTTTGTCTGCTTTAATATGGATTTTAGGGCAAACACGAAGTGCTCTTCAAGCCATTATATCCCAATATTATGGCGCTAATAAACTTGATGAGGTTTCAACGTTACCCGCACAAGCTATATATTTTAATGTCTTACTTAGCATTGTTATATTAGGGAGCACAGTTTTCTTTATCCAAGATATATTTAGTCTTTATAATGCAGACGGTCTTATTTTAAAGTATTGTGTAGACTATTATGAAATACGTGTTTGGGGATTTCCTCTAACACTTTTTACGTTTGCGGTGTTTGGCATTTTTAGAGGATTACAAAATACCTTCTGGCCAATGGTAGTTGCTATTATAGGAGCAGTATTAAACATAGGCTTAGATTTTATATTAGTGTATGGTATTGATGGCTATATACCAGAATTTGGTTTAAAGGGAGCTGCTTATGCGAGTCTTATAGCTCAAGCGGTAATGGCCATTTTAGCATTACTTCTTTTACTAAAGAAAACAAATATTAGTCTTAGATTAAAATTCCCTATTCATACAGAGCTGTATACTCTAATAGGAATGGCTTTAAACTTATTTGTAAGAACTATTGCGCTAAACGTTGCCTTATACTTAGCCAATGCTTTTGCTACAGATTATGGTAAAAACTATATTGCAGCTCAAACAATCCTCATAAACATCTGGCTCTTCTCTGCTTTTTTTATTGATGGTTACGCGGCAGCGGGAAATATATTATCTGGAAGGTTACTTGGTGCAAAAGATTATGAAGGCTTACTAAAACTAGCTAAAAAAGTTTCTTTATATGGTATGGCCGTAGGTCTATTTTTAGTAGTTATAGGCTTTCTTTTATACACACCACTAGGTTTGTTGTTTAGTAAAGAACCTATGGTTATACAACGTTACAAAGAAGTTTTTTGGATAGTAGCACTTATGCAGCCTTTAAATGCCGTCGCGTTTATTTTCGATGGAATTTTTAAGGGATTAGGTAAAATGAAATATCTAAGAAATGTCTTACTCATTTCTACCTTTGTAGGGTTTGTGCCAACCTTATTTATATTAGATTATTTTGACTATAAGCTCTACAGTATTTGGGTAGCTTTTGTAGTGTGGATGTTGTTTAGAGCTGGAGCCTTAATAATAGCCTTTAGAAAACAATATGCACCAAAAGCAGCAGTTCAATAA
- a CDS encoding GH3 auxin-responsive promoter family protein, giving the protein MSLKSFAAKVFAHYHRRKIDRWAANPIKTQERVLRELINGAKDTKFGKDHNFVIIKDHTDFAKYVPVRDYEDLKPYVEEAVAGKEDILWKGKPLYFAKTSGTTSGSKYIPLTKESMPGHINAARNAILCYIAETNNADFVDGKMIFLQGSPELNEQNGIKLGRLSGIVAHFVPNYLQKNRMPSWETNCIEDWETKVDAVVEETINEDMTVISGIPPWVQMYFERLKEKSDKDIKDLFKNFNLFIYGGVNYEPYKPIFEKLIGKKVNSIELYPASEGFFAFQDKQDDNGMLLQLDSGIFYEFIEADKFFDKNPKRLTLKDIKLNVNYVMLISSNAGLWAYNVGDTVQFTSLKPFKVIVSGRIKHFISAFGEHVIAKEVEEAMKDACSSYQVSISEFTVAPQIEPKQGLPYHEWFVEFETEPKDIAAFSSRIDQALQQQNSYYKDLIDGKILRPLEIFKVKKNGFKEYMKTQGKLGGQNKLPRLSNDRKIANSLYELQS; this is encoded by the coding sequence ATGTCATTAAAATCTTTTGCAGCAAAAGTCTTTGCTCATTATCACAGGAGAAAAATAGATCGTTGGGCAGCTAATCCTATTAAAACACAAGAGCGTGTTTTAAGGGAATTAATTAATGGTGCCAAAGACACCAAATTTGGTAAGGATCATAATTTTGTAATTATTAAAGACCATACAGATTTTGCTAAATATGTACCCGTAAGAGATTATGAAGATCTTAAGCCTTATGTAGAAGAAGCTGTAGCTGGAAAAGAGGATATCTTATGGAAAGGTAAACCTCTTTATTTTGCAAAAACCTCTGGTACCACAAGTGGATCAAAATATATTCCTTTAACCAAGGAGTCTATGCCTGGTCATATAAACGCTGCAAGAAATGCCATACTTTGTTATATAGCTGAAACAAACAATGCAGATTTTGTCGATGGAAAAATGATTTTTCTGCAAGGAAGTCCCGAGCTAAATGAGCAAAACGGTATTAAGTTGGGACGCCTATCTGGTATTGTAGCCCATTTTGTACCAAACTACCTTCAAAAAAACAGAATGCCAAGTTGGGAAACCAACTGTATAGAAGATTGGGAAACAAAGGTAGATGCTGTTGTAGAGGAAACCATTAATGAAGACATGACTGTTATTAGTGGTATTCCGCCTTGGGTGCAAATGTATTTTGAACGTTTAAAGGAAAAAAGCGATAAGGATATAAAAGACCTTTTTAAAAACTTTAATCTTTTTATTTATGGCGGCGTTAACTATGAGCCGTATAAACCCATTTTTGAAAAGTTAATTGGGAAGAAAGTAAATAGTATTGAACTTTATCCAGCATCTGAAGGTTTTTTTGCATTTCAGGACAAACAAGATGATAATGGCATGTTGCTTCAGCTAGATTCTGGTATATTCTATGAATTTATTGAAGCAGATAAATTTTTCGACAAAAACCCTAAACGCCTTACATTAAAAGACATTAAGTTAAATGTAAACTATGTTATGCTAATCTCTAGCAATGCAGGATTATGGGCTTATAATGTTGGAGATACCGTTCAGTTTACTTCACTTAAACCATTTAAAGTAATAGTCTCCGGACGCATAAAACATTTTATTTCTGCGTTTGGCGAACATGTGATTGCCAAAGAAGTTGAGGAGGCAATGAAAGATGCTTGTAGTTCTTACCAAGTCTCTATAAGTGAGTTTACTGTAGCACCTCAAATAGAACCAAAACAAGGACTACCCTATCACGAATGGTTTGTAGAGTTTGAAACAGAGCCAAAAGATATAGCTGCATTTTCAAGCAGAATAGACCAGGCTTTACAACAGCAAAATTCTTATTACAAAGATTTAATAGATGGAAAAATTCTTAGACCACTAGAGATTTTTAAAGTAAAAAAGAATGGCTTTAAGGAATATATGAAAACTCAGGGCAAATTAGGCGGTCAAAACAAACTGCCAAGACTGTCTAACGACCGTAAAATAGCAAATAGCCTTTACGAATTGCAATCTTAA
- a CDS encoding universal stress protein has translation MKNILVPIGSSKNAISNLQYAIDLASFIGDVNVYVISVFKEFSKAGTGTRLNRVIEDDTKNNLEDVINAVDKKDISVVAHPLKGNVVEGVERFNKHIPVDLMVIGPRSNSVKEEVYLGNTSGKLVKQTNIPILVVPEGYTFKNVDSILMAFKSGTISKKKVLNPLMELIEGFDAELNLLRVITPDATEEDAKINDRLTKIKNSIVETENATTFQGVLEHFQSHNPDMLCVVRRKRGFFKKLWEKNIILKKEFYCNIPLLVLSGK, from the coding sequence ATGAAAAACATACTCGTACCTATAGGCTCTTCAAAAAATGCAATTAGTAATTTACAATATGCTATAGATTTGGCGTCATTTATAGGTGATGTAAATGTGTATGTTATTTCTGTTTTTAAAGAATTTTCTAAAGCTGGAACAGGAACAAGGCTTAATAGGGTTATAGAAGACGACACCAAGAATAATCTTGAAGATGTTATAAATGCTGTGGACAAAAAAGACATTTCGGTTGTAGCACATCCATTAAAAGGCAATGTCGTTGAAGGTGTAGAGCGTTTTAACAAGCATATTCCTGTAGATTTAATGGTTATTGGCCCAAGAAGTAATTCTGTTAAAGAAGAAGTTTATTTAGGAAACACTTCTGGTAAACTTGTAAAACAAACCAACATACCAATTTTAGTAGTACCAGAAGGTTACACGTTTAAAAATGTAGACAGTATCTTAATGGCCTTTAAAAGCGGTACAATTAGTAAGAAAAAGGTCTTAAACCCATTAATGGAGCTTATTGAAGGTTTTGATGCTGAATTAAACTTATTACGAGTAATTACACCAGACGCTACAGAGGAAGATGCGAAGATTAATGACCGTCTTACAAAAATTAAGAACAGTATAGTTGAGACAGAAAATGCCACTACATTTCAAGGAGTACTAGAACACTTTCAAAGTCATAATCCAGATATGCTTTGTGTAGTGAGACGTAAACGCGGATTTTTCAAAAAGCTTTGGGAAAAGAACATTATCCTTAAAAAAGAGTTTTACTGCAATATCCCATTGTTAGTATTAAGCGGAAAATAA
- a CDS encoding M23 family metallopeptidase gives MAKKEKKQLKKRLLHKYRMVILNEDTFEERVSLKLTRLNVFILVTLTSLLLIAGTTVLIAFTPLKEYIPGYSSTSLKLKATELTYKTDSLETALAINNQYYESIKKVLSGDVKSTDIDKDSILEAARISIDSINLSPSEEDLKLREKVALEDKYNVFEETNPSNLNVTLFPPVNGSISEGYNFKEKHYAVDVVVAKDAPIKAAADGTVIFAEWTAETGYVIIIEHGNSLITVYKHNSALQKEQGSLVSTGEVIATAGSTGEYTTGPHLHFEIWSNGYPLNPSDLIDFE, from the coding sequence ATGGCTAAGAAAGAAAAAAAACAACTTAAGAAAAGACTGCTTCATAAATACCGAATGGTTATTTTAAATGAAGACACTTTTGAAGAGCGCGTCTCTTTAAAGTTAACGCGTTTAAACGTGTTTATATTAGTTACACTAACGTCTTTATTGCTTATTGCAGGAACAACAGTACTTATTGCCTTTACTCCTTTAAAAGAATATATTCCTGGTTATTCTTCTACAAGTTTAAAGCTAAAAGCTACAGAGCTTACTTATAAAACAGACTCGCTAGAAACAGCACTTGCCATTAATAATCAATATTACGAAAGCATTAAAAAGGTGCTTAGTGGCGATGTTAAGTCTACAGATATTGATAAAGATTCAATTTTAGAAGCAGCAAGAATAAGTATAGACTCTATTAACCTGTCACCTTCTGAAGAAGATTTAAAGCTAAGAGAAAAGGTAGCTTTAGAAGACAAGTATAATGTCTTTGAAGAAACAAACCCTTCAAATTTAAATGTTACACTGTTTCCTCCAGTAAACGGTAGCATTTCCGAAGGTTATAATTTTAAAGAAAAACATTACGCTGTAGATGTTGTTGTTGCTAAAGATGCACCAATTAAAGCTGCAGCAGACGGTACCGTGATATTTGCAGAATGGACAGCAGAAACCGGCTATGTTATTATAATTGAACACGGCAATAGTTTAATAACCGTATACAAACACAACTCTGCATTACAAAAAGAACAAGGCTCTTTAGTAAGTACTGGCGAAGTTATAGCCACAGCAGGATCTACTGGAGAGTACACTACAGGACCACATTTACATTTTGAGATTTGGAGTAATGGATACCCATTAAATCCTTCAGATCTTATAGATTTCGAATAA